The following are encoded in a window of Dioscorea cayenensis subsp. rotundata cultivar TDr96_F1 chromosome 16, TDr96_F1_v2_PseudoChromosome.rev07_lg8_w22 25.fasta, whole genome shotgun sequence genomic DNA:
- the LOC120278779 gene encoding nuclear nucleic acid-binding protein C1D, whose translation MAKNKSKGAAEESLVPEATVEALHRTLDAVDDLQANLTEFLSIAEPDVLAELHPLQRARAFLLLAKSTSALLSVRLRCSGICPDDHPIKSEFERLSLFEDKLERFTDWDREPLRPSTTLNSQAATRFIEHSLPDLTQEQRKSMRDISRGQINRNRFDDRRTRKKRKHQTTENQSVRSAAQEFLEKAAQELFGSNDHGVKGPLRNDTSDEEDAQIGT comes from the exons ATGGCAAAGAACAAAAGCAAAGGCGCGGCGGAGGAGAGCTTGGTCCCCGAGGCCACCGTCGAGGCGCTGCACCGGACCCTCGACGCCGTCGATGACCTCCAGGCTAACCTCACCGAGTTCCTATCCATCGCCGAACCGGATGTGCTGGCTGAGCTCCACCCTCTGCAACGCGCTCGCGCTTTTCTCCTCCTGGCTAAGTCCACCTCTGCTCTACTCTCCG TGAGGTTGAGGTGCAGTGGAATTTGCCCGGATGATCATCCGATCAAGTCAGAATTT GAGAGGCTAAGCTTGTTTGAGGACAAGTTGGAACGCTTTACTGATTGGGATAGAG AACCACTGCGGCCATCAACCACATTAAATAGTCAGGCAGCAACCCGGTTCATTGAGCATTCTTTACCAGATTTAACACAAG AACAGAGGAAGAGCATGCGTGATATCAGCAGAGGACAGATCAACCGAAACAGATTTGATGATCGTAggacaagaaagaaaagaaagcaccAGACAACCGAGAACCAGTCTGTCCGTAGTGCTGCACAAGAGTTTCTTGAGAAAGCTGCTCAAGAGCTTTTTGGTTCTAATGATCATGGAGTCAAGGGCCCCTTACGAAATGACACATCTGATGAAGAAGATGCACAAATAG GAACCTAA